One Deinococcus cellulosilyticus NBRC 106333 = KACC 11606 genomic window carries:
- a CDS encoding carbohydrate ABC transporter permease, with protein MMVGEKRNPWLDQLIRFPFYLLALFVLLPYYWMATAAFKPLSEIQARPPSFLIKEPSFHNFFDPRWKFGEVSTLQDVTQGLFQRYEVGYLGQIFANSLGITIFVTLFSLLLASAAAYVLVKHKFWGANFIFGLIIASMMVPWEVTIIPNFLTIRDLGWINSYQALLIPGLAKAFTVFFFRQVIMNMPNDLFEAAKIDGANEFRIWWQIVLPLLRPALAAMVIFVSLAEWNNFMWPLIVVNDASHMTLPLQLSQLAGDLSKDPRSAGVVMAATLLVSLPALVIFMLFQKDFINGLTAGSVKG; from the coding sequence ATGATGGTCGGTGAAAAAAGAAACCCCTGGCTGGACCAGCTGATCCGCTTTCCGTTCTATTTGCTCGCCCTGTTCGTGCTGCTGCCCTACTACTGGATGGCCACTGCAGCCTTCAAACCCCTCTCGGAAATTCAGGCCCGACCCCCCTCTTTTCTGATCAAGGAACCCAGCTTCCACAACTTCTTTGATCCCAGATGGAAGTTCGGAGAGGTGAGCACCCTGCAGGACGTCACCCAGGGCCTGTTCCAGCGTTACGAGGTCGGGTACCTCGGGCAGATTTTCGCCAACAGCCTTGGCATCACCATCTTCGTGACCCTGTTCAGTCTGCTGCTGGCCTCTGCTGCCGCTTACGTGCTGGTCAAGCACAAATTCTGGGGAGCGAACTTCATTTTCGGCCTGATCATCGCCTCCATGATGGTCCCCTGGGAGGTCACCATCATCCCGAACTTTCTGACCATCCGGGACCTGGGCTGGATCAACTCCTATCAGGCCTTGCTCATTCCCGGTCTGGCCAAGGCCTTCACGGTGTTCTTCTTCCGGCAGGTCATCATGAACATGCCCAATGACCTCTTTGAAGCTGCCAAGATCGACGGGGCCAATGAGTTCCGCATCTGGTGGCAGATTGTGCTTCCCCTGCTGCGTCCTGCCCTCGCTGCCATGGTGATTTTCGTGTCTCTCGCAGAATGGAACAACTTCATGTGGCCCCTGATCGTGGTCAATGACGCCAGCCACATGACGCTTCCCCTCCAGCTTTCTCAACTCGCAGGTGACCTCTCCAAAGACCCCAGATCTGCGGGTGTGGTGATGGCAGCAACCCTGCTGGTCTCCCTGCCTGCCCTGGTGATCTTCATGCTGTTCCAGAAGGACTTCATCAATGGACTGACCGCCGGGTCCGTGAAAGGCTGA